The window TCCTGCACCGCATGGGTGTACACGATTTTCGAACCATCCGGCGAATACTTCGCCCCGACATCATGTTCCGTCGTAAGCGGCCGGATATCGCGGCCATCGGATGCCATCACGTAGGTCTCGGACTGATTATTCCCACCGCGGTTACTCGAGAACACAATCATCGATCCGTCCGGAGAGTACGCAGGGTCGGAATTCCAGAACTGATCCCGCAGGATCTGGAACCACCCGGTACCGTCGACCGAAAACCCTGCAATGTAACCATTTTCGTTGAAAATGATCTTCGTTCCGTCCGGGGAGAACACCGGGTAGGACCTACTCGGTGTGCTGTGGTCCCCGTTGTCTTCCGGGGAGAGTTGTTGCCGGTCGGAGCCATCGACGTTCATCAGGCATATCCCGCCGACACAACCGAACACAATCTTCGAACCGTCTGGTGAAAAGCTGGGTGAACCGCCGCGGTCGGCGACCGTTTTCTGCTCGGTTCCGTCGACGTTCATCACCGCGATTCCCGATCCTCTCGAAAATGCGATCCTGCTTCCGTCCACGGACACCGCGGGATTTGAAGCGTATGCAGTTCGGTCGTCGTCGGCCATCGTCGCGGTGAGCTGGCGAAGGCCGCTCCCGTCCGGCTTGATCGTGTAGATCGAACCGTCACCATCGGCGAACGCAATGATCTCCGACGCCACACCCTGTTCCGGTTCAGGTTCCGCACTGCTGCAAGCGCCGACCCCAAACATAACGAGAAAACCGACGGCGAGGATCTTCGATCTCGATGCTCGAAACCACACGCCATTTCCACCCAGTGCCATCATCTGACCGCTGCTCCCGTGCCCTTGGAACCAGGAAACCGGTCCGCTACCGTGAGTGTGCCAGGTACGAAGGTCGATCACGTCCGAAGGCGTGGTGTGTGAGGACGGACACTCCAACCGAACTATTCGGACGGCACCGCAGATCAATGATGATCACGAACGGGGACAGCGACACTAAGGTTTCCCCATGCCACGACTGATTCACCTGAACGGACCATCGGGCATCGGAAGATCGACAATCGCCCAGATGTACGCCGGCCGACATCCCGGAGTACTCAACCTCGACACCGACCCAAGGCGATAGCACTCCGGCGTGGATAGAACTGCTTGAGCAGCGGATCGTGTTACCCGACGGAGGGCTGGGGGCTTTCCTACTGGAGGATCGCGCTACAGGCCTGGCGGCCCGTCACCGCAGGGCGGCCACAGATCTACCCAACTGGCAGCGTCAACGCGCACCATTCCCACACGCAGGCTCTAGACACTTCCGTATCCTGCGTGTCACTACTAGCTAGTGCAAAGACACGACGGAGGCTTTGTGAAATCCATGAACCGGGCTGGATCGGGTGAGCCTGTACTGCTGCTGCACGGATACACCTTGTCCCACCATTCATGGCACAGAGTTGTCGACAACCTTTCCCGTGACTACGACGTCCTCGCGATGACAATGCCAGGACACTGGGGCGGACCTCGTCTACGACTGCGCGATACAGGGCTCCGCGGGATCGCCGACGGCGTCGAACGTGACTCGACAAGCTCGGTTGGGAAACCTGCCATATAGCCGGAAGCTCACTAGGCGGAGAGATCGGATTCGAACTCGAACGTCGCGGCCGCGCAAGATCCCTCGCTGCAATAAACCCCAGCGGAGGATGGAAACGATTCTCCTACAACGAATTTAGACTTGGCCTGATATTTGTCGCACAGTTTCCGCTCGCCGCTGCTGCCCGCGTGTTCGGTGATCGAGTGGCGACTCGCGAAATCTTTCAACGCC of the Rhodococcus sp. OK302 genome contains:
- a CDS encoding TolB family protein produces the protein MMALGGNGVWFRASRSKILAVGFLVMFGVGACSSAEPEPEQGVASEIIAFADGDGSIYTIKPDGSGLRQLTATMADDDRTAYASNPAVSVDGSRIAFSRGSGIAVMNVDGTEQKTVADRGGSPSFSPDGSKIVFGCVGGICLMNVDGSDRQQLSPEDNGDHSTPSRSYPVFSPDGTKIIFNENGYIAGFSVDGTGWFQILRDQFWNSDPAYSPDGSMIVFSSNRGGNNQSETYVMASDGRDIRPLTTEHDVGAKYSPDGSKIVYTHAVQEPRTIVGIHVMNADGSQSRPLTSKSLIAQAPSWGGHE
- a CDS encoding alpha/beta fold hydrolase, with the protein product MNRAGSGEPVLLLHGYTLSHHSWHRVVDNLSRDYDVLAMTMPGHWGGPRLRLRDTGLRGIADGVERDSTSSVGKPAI